One genomic segment of Borrelia miyamotoi includes these proteins:
- a CDS encoding TrmH family RNA methyltransferase, whose product MNSDILKRIEILSEFITKQRRDRIDEVLSNRTNYLTLVLEDIFQPQNASAAIRTIEILGLSNIHIIETNNKYILNPDVVLGASKWIDIVKYTCVRAAFDNLRDNGYRIVATSLNNQSVSLEDFPIDNKMAIFFGTELTGLSHEVLENADLHLKIPMYGFTQSYNISVSVAIVFYSLISRLRKGSIRYLLNEDEKLGLKLDYYRKAVNRALSIEKFKLS is encoded by the coding sequence ATGAATAGTGATATATTGAAGAGAATAGAAATTTTGTCTGAGTTTATTACGAAGCAAAGGAGGGATAGGATAGATGAAGTGTTAAGTAATCGTACTAATTATTTGACACTTGTGCTTGAAGATATTTTTCAACCTCAAAATGCAAGTGCTGCAATTCGTACAATTGAAATTTTAGGGCTTAGTAATATTCATATTATTGAGACCAATAATAAATATATTTTAAATCCAGATGTTGTTCTTGGGGCTTCAAAATGGATAGATATAGTTAAATATACATGTGTTCGAGCTGCATTTGATAATCTAAGAGATAATGGGTATAGAATAGTAGCTACATCTTTAAATAATCAGTCTGTATCTCTTGAAGATTTTCCAATTGATAATAAAATGGCAATATTTTTTGGAACGGAATTAACAGGACTTAGTCATGAGGTTTTAGAAAATGCTGATTTGCATTTAAAAATACCAATGTATGGCTTTACTCAAAGCTATAATATCTCTGTATCTGTTGCTATAGTCTTTTATTCGTTGATTAGTCGTTTAAGAAAGGGTTCCATTAGATATTTGTTAAATGAAGATGAGAAATTGGGATTAAAACTTGATTATTATAGGAAAGCTGTAAATAGAGCTCTGAGTATTGAAAAATTTAAGCTTTCCTAA
- the gap gene encoding type I glyceraldehyde-3-phosphate dehydrogenase: protein MKLAINGFGRIGRNVFKIAFERGIEVVAINDLTNPKTLAHLLKYDSTFGIYNKKVESRDGAIIVDGKEIKIIAERDPKNLPWGKFGVDVVIESTGVFSLATSDRGGYLDHVDHAGAKKVILTVPAKDDIKTIVLGVNEHEITSDLKAVSNASCTTNCLAPLAKVLHETFGIEQGLMTTVHAYTNDQRILDLPHVDLRRARAGALSIIPTSTGAAKAVGLVLPELKGKLNGTSMRVPVPTGSIVDLTVQLKKKDVTKEEINSALKKASESRELSGILGYTEDPIVSSDIKGNSHSSIVDSLETMVLLNGFAKVLSWYDNEFGYSTRVVDLAQKLIK from the coding sequence ATGAAGCTAGCTATTAATGGCTTTGGGCGTATAGGTAGAAATGTTTTTAAAATTGCTTTTGAGAGAGGAATTGAAGTTGTTGCAATAAATGACTTAACAAATCCTAAGACACTTGCTCATCTTTTAAAGTATGATTCAACTTTTGGGATATACAATAAAAAAGTTGAATCAAGAGATGGAGCAATTATAGTGGATGGTAAAGAGATAAAGATTATTGCTGAACGAGATCCAAAAAATCTTCCTTGGGGAAAATTTGGAGTTGATGTTGTAATTGAATCAACAGGTGTTTTTTCATTAGCAACAAGTGATAGAGGTGGGTATCTTGATCATGTTGATCATGCCGGTGCTAAGAAAGTAATTTTAACAGTTCCTGCTAAGGATGATATTAAGACAATCGTACTTGGTGTGAATGAGCATGAGATTACTTCTGATTTGAAAGCTGTTTCTAATGCTTCATGCACAACAAATTGTCTTGCACCTCTTGCAAAAGTGTTGCATGAAACTTTTGGTATTGAACAAGGACTTATGACTACTGTTCATGCTTATACAAATGATCAAAGAATACTTGATCTTCCACATGTTGATCTTAGACGAGCAAGAGCTGGGGCTCTTTCAATTATTCCTACTTCCACAGGTGCTGCTAAAGCTGTTGGGCTTGTTTTACCTGAACTTAAGGGTAAGCTTAATGGTACTTCTATGAGAGTTCCTGTACCAACAGGTTCTATTGTTGATCTTACAGTACAACTTAAGAAAAAAGATGTTACAAAAGAGGAGATCAATTCTGCGCTTAAGAAGGCATCAGAGTCTAGAGAACTTAGTGGTATTTTAGGATATACAGAGGATCCAATAGTATCTTCAGATATTAAGGGAAATTCTCATTCTTCAATAGTTGATAGTCTTGAGACAATGGTGTTATTAAACGGTTTTGCAAAAGTGCTTTCATGGTATGATAATGAATTTGGATATTCTACAAGAGTAGTCGATCTTGCACAGAAATTAATTAAATAA
- the tpiA gene encoding triose-phosphate isomerase has translation MRKIFLAGNWKMHYTSVEAASVAKQVVSGVRNIKDDIVIMITPAFTSLCKVCKVTKGSNVFIGAQNMSYENSGARTGEISPSMLLEFGVDYVILGHSECRAYLGDTDEVINKKILAGLRHPFKYLILCVGESLEEREHNKTLDVVLNQVRRGLISVPESDLNRIILAYEPVWAIGTGKTATKEEAQEVHKAIRLEIKSLYSKSAADNIIIQYGGSVNIDNVKGLVGENDIDGALIGGASLKVDSFLNIINKVAK, from the coding sequence ATGAGAAAGATATTTTTAGCGGGAAACTGGAAGATGCACTATACAAGTGTAGAAGCTGCAAGTGTTGCTAAACAAGTTGTAAGCGGAGTGCGAAATATTAAGGATGATATTGTAATTATGATAACTCCTGCATTTACATCTCTTTGTAAAGTTTGTAAAGTCACTAAAGGAAGTAATGTTTTTATTGGCGCTCAAAATATGTCTTATGAGAATAGTGGGGCAAGAACAGGTGAAATTTCACCTTCTATGCTTTTGGAATTTGGGGTTGATTATGTAATACTTGGTCACTCTGAATGTAGGGCTTATCTTGGAGATACTGATGAGGTGATAAATAAAAAAATTCTGGCAGGTCTTAGACATCCATTTAAATATTTGATTCTTTGTGTTGGGGAAAGTCTTGAAGAGAGAGAACATAATAAAACATTGGATGTTGTTTTAAATCAGGTTAGAAGGGGATTGATTTCTGTGCCTGAATCTGATCTTAATAGAATAATTTTGGCTTACGAGCCTGTGTGGGCAATTGGAACTGGGAAAACAGCAACAAAAGAAGAGGCACAGGAAGTTCATAAAGCAATTAGGCTTGAGATTAAATCATTATATTCAAAGTCAGCAGCAGATAATATTATTATTCAGTATGGTGGTTCTGTAAATATTGATAATGTGAAAGGCCTTGTGGGAGAAAATGACATTGATGGAGCATTGATTGGTGGTGCATCTTTAAAGGTTGATTCATTTTTGAATATAATTAATAAGGTAGCCAAATAG
- a CDS encoding phosphoglycerate kinase, whose protein sequence is MSIKTMKDFDFLGKRALVRCDFNVPLKDGNITDDTRIRAALPTIEYLKSQGARVVLMSHLGRPKGEKNLKYSLMPVAKRLSELLEQDVKMLPDCIGDEVSSVVSCMKNGEVVLLENIRFYKSEEENCDVFAKELSQNGDVFINDAFGTAHRAHASTVGIAAYLPAVGGFLMEKENEFLGRILKNPEKPFVSIIGGSKVSSKIAVLESLLSKSDVMVIGGGMAYTFLKVEGHFIGKSLLENGYIDVAASFLKKAKELDVEIILPIDHVVASEFKEDSIPEYIGSVDIPNYKIGMDIGEKTLRKIEESLVRAKTVIWNGPLGVFEFDSFSKGTAKVAEYVASCSGITVVGGGDSVAAVNKFNLSEKITHVSTGGGASLEYLEGKILPGIKVLEK, encoded by the coding sequence ATGTCAATAAAAACGATGAAAGATTTTGACTTTTTAGGCAAGCGTGCTTTAGTAAGATGTGATTTTAATGTTCCCTTAAAAGATGGGAATATTACTGATGATACTAGAATTAGGGCTGCGTTACCCACAATAGAGTATCTTAAGTCTCAAGGAGCCAGGGTTGTTCTTATGAGTCATTTGGGTAGGCCAAAAGGAGAGAAAAATCTTAAATATTCTCTTATGCCTGTTGCTAAAAGACTATCAGAACTATTAGAGCAGGATGTTAAGATGCTTCCTGATTGCATAGGTGATGAAGTATCTTCTGTTGTTTCTTGTATGAAGAATGGAGAGGTTGTTTTACTTGAAAACATAAGATTTTATAAGTCAGAAGAGGAAAATTGTGATGTTTTTGCAAAAGAATTATCACAAAATGGTGATGTTTTTATAAATGATGCTTTTGGAACTGCTCACAGGGCACATGCTTCTACAGTTGGGATTGCAGCTTATTTGCCAGCTGTTGGTGGATTTTTAATGGAAAAGGAAAATGAGTTTTTGGGTAGAATTTTAAAGAATCCTGAAAAGCCGTTTGTTTCAATAATTGGTGGTTCAAAAGTTTCTTCAAAAATTGCAGTATTGGAGTCTCTTTTGTCAAAATCAGATGTAATGGTAATTGGTGGAGGAATGGCATATACCTTTTTAAAAGTAGAGGGGCATTTTATTGGGAAATCTCTTTTAGAAAATGGATATATTGATGTCGCTGCTTCTTTTTTGAAGAAGGCAAAGGAATTAGATGTAGAAATTATTTTGCCTATTGATCATGTTGTTGCAAGTGAGTTTAAGGAAGATTCTATTCCTGAGTATATTGGTTCTGTTGACATTCCCAATTATAAGATTGGAATGGATATTGGTGAAAAAACTTTAAGAAAAATTGAGGAATCTCTTGTTCGTGCAAAAACTGTGATTTGGAATGGTCCTCTTGGAGTTTTTGAGTTTGATTCTTTTTCTAAGGGTACAGCAAAGGTTGCAGAATATGTGGCAAGTTGTTCTGGTATTACAGTCGTTGGTGGAGGAGATTCAGTAGCTGCTGTTAATAAGTTTAATTTATCTGAAAAGATAACCCATGTTTCAACAGGGGGTGGTGCTTCTCTTGAATATCTTGAGGGGAAAATTTTACCGGGTATAAAAGTGTTGGAGAAGTGA
- the ung gene encoding uracil-DNA glycosylase — protein MEVKIEESWKKILKGEFCKGYFKRLVSFIKNEYKTKKGRIFPPPKLIFNAFDSLQFKDIKVVILGQDPYHGKRQANGLAFSVNPDIKIPPSLQNIFKEIERSLKIKTIPNGDLTRWAIQGVFLLNSILTVEEGHPSSHKDIGWEIFTNEVIKTISKNLNNIVFMLWGNFAKGKKALIDASKHLILETSHPSPYSANNGFLGANHFSQTLKYLKEHNKIPIDFQ, from the coding sequence ATGGAAGTAAAAATAGAAGAATCTTGGAAAAAAATTTTAAAAGGCGAATTTTGTAAAGGATATTTTAAAAGACTTGTGAGTTTCATAAAAAATGAATATAAAACAAAAAAGGGAAGAATATTTCCACCTCCAAAACTAATATTCAATGCATTTGATTCTTTGCAATTCAAAGATATAAAAGTGGTAATACTTGGACAAGATCCATATCACGGAAAAAGACAAGCTAATGGGCTAGCTTTTTCTGTCAATCCAGACATCAAAATACCTCCATCACTACAAAATATTTTCAAGGAAATAGAAAGAAGCTTAAAAATAAAAACTATACCAAATGGGGACTTAACAAGATGGGCAATACAAGGAGTATTTTTATTAAATTCAATATTAACAGTAGAAGAAGGTCATCCCTCGTCTCACAAAGACATCGGTTGGGAAATTTTTACAAATGAAGTAATAAAAACTATTTCAAAAAACCTAAATAATATTGTGTTTATGCTATGGGGCAATTTTGCAAAAGGAAAAAAAGCATTAATAGACGCATCAAAACATTTAATTCTTGAAACAAGCCATCCATCTCCTTATTCTGCAAATAATGGCTTCTTGGGAGCAAATCACTTTAGTCAAACTTTAAAATATCTAAAAGAACATAATAAAATTCCAATAGACTTCCAATAA
- the secG gene encoding preprotein translocase subunit SecG, whose product MELFRFLTFVFFIITSFVIILLLLFQDEQSDSIGGVFGGGSSSIFGSKSSSIAVGITAFFITLFFIFVIVLSFINTKRVDDNLLKDVKANEKTSTFWDDVEQDKDTVNEKTLDEEK is encoded by the coding sequence TTGGAATTGTTTAGATTTTTAACGTTTGTGTTTTTTATTATTACTTCGTTTGTGATTATTTTATTATTATTATTTCAAGATGAACAAAGTGATAGTATTGGAGGAGTGTTTGGAGGTGGAAGTTCTTCTATTTTTGGTTCAAAATCTTCAAGTATTGCCGTAGGAATTACGGCATTCTTCATTACACTTTTTTTTATTTTTGTTATTGTATTGTCTTTTATTAATACCAAGAGAGTTGATGACAATTTGTTAAAGGATGTAAAGGCAAATGAGAAAACTTCAACGTTTTGGGATGATGTAGAACAAGATAAAGATACTGTTAATGAAAAGACTTTAGATGAAGAAAAATAG